A part of Drosophila bipectinata strain 14024-0381.07 chromosome 3L, DbipHiC1v2, whole genome shotgun sequence genomic DNA contains:
- the LOC108119033 gene encoding LOW QUALITY PROTEIN: uncharacterized protein (The sequence of the model RefSeq protein was modified relative to this genomic sequence to represent the inferred CDS: inserted 1 base in 1 codon; substituted 1 base at 1 genomic stop codon) has protein sequence MALINAYRRRIKRVNSQPLNEHKTRXAARNEIAGPTNQSTSLRAPAAQADHPXPQGSQPLRILWHEIKPGNNETQSGSQATSMRAFIGRNEEPKPSQPQTQKPKPQPALPLLSSSPTPSYPSEATPFPDQTLAI, from the exons ATGGCGCTAATAAATGCTTATCGAAGACGCATAAAGCGAGTAAATTCGCAGCCATTAAACGAGCATAAAACTC TGGCAGCCCGAAACGAAATTGCGGGGCCGACAAATCAAAGTACAAGCCTCAGAGCCCCGGCTGCCCAGGCAGACCACCCATAACCCCAAGGGTCCCAGCCCCTCAGGATTCTTTGGCATGAAATAAAACCGGGCAACAATGAAACCCAAAGCGGCTCCCAAGCGACTTCGATGCGGGCATTCATCGGTCGAAACGAGGAACCCAAGCCATCCCAACCCCAAACCCAAAAACCGAAACCCCAGCCGGCCCTTCCTTTGCTATCCTCGTCACCTACACCTTCATATCCTTCAGAGGCCACCCCCTTTCCCGACCAAACACTCGCTATATAA